DNA from Rhizobacter sp. J219:
TCATGGAAGCGCTGCAAAGCGGCCGCATTGCGAGGGCTGCATGAGCACCCAACCAGAAGGCCGCGTGAACAGCCTGCTGATGTCGGTAGGCCGCAAGGTGCTCGCCGTGCTGGAGCGCATCCGTGTCGTCATCGCCCCCGTCACCGACCGCATCTTCGGCTCGGCCCCCACCGATGCGCAGACGGCGCAGGCGGGCTTCCGCAGCTTCGAGCAGGAGGCGGTGGAGGTGATGTCGCGCCGCGAGACGCAGCGTGCTCAGAAGATCGTGCGTGCCTCGGTGGTGGTGATGTTCCTGCTGCTGCTGTGGGCCGGTCTGGCGCCGGTCGACGAGGTGACGCGTGGCGAAGGCCGGGTGATCCCCTCGCGCCAGCTGCAGGTGCTGCAGTCGCTCGACGGCGGCGTGGTGTCGGAGATCCTCGTCAAGGAAGGCCAAGTGGTCGAGGCCGGCCAGCTGCTGTTGAAGGTGGATGAGACCCGGGCCACCTCGGGCGTGCGCGAAAGCGCGGCCACCGGCTTTGCGCTGCGGGCACGGCAGGCACGGCTGTCGGCGCTGGCCGATGGCGCCGACTTCAAGCCGCCCAAGAGCACCGACCCGGAAGAGCTGCGCATCCTCGAAGGCGAACAGGCGCTCTATGAAGCCAAACGCACCGAGCTGTCGACGCTGCTGTCGATCAACAGCCAGCAGCTGCAGCAGCGCCAGCAGGAACTCGCCGAGATGCGCTCGCGCAAGGCCACCGCCGAGCGCGCGCTGGAGCTGGGCGTGCAGGAACTCGCCAAGACCCGCCCGCTGCTGGCGAGCGGGGCCGTCTCGGAAGTCGACATCCTCCGCCTGGAGCGCGACGTGGCCAAGAGCCGCGGCGATGCCGACGCCGCCACCGCGCAGATCGCGCGTGTGCAGGCCGCCATCGGCGAGGCGCAACGCAAGATCCAGGAGACCGAGATCTCCTTCCGCAACGAGGCCCGCAAGGAACTGGCCGAGGTGGTGGGCAAGCTCAACGCGCTCAACGAAGGCCAGGTCGCCTTGAGCGACAAGGTCGCCAAGTCGCAGGTCAAGTCGCCGGTGCGCGGCCGGGTGCAGCGTCTGCTGGCCAACACGGTGGGCGGCGTGGTGCAGCCCGGCAAGGACATCGTCGAGATCGTGCCGCTCGACGACCAGCTGGTCCTCGAAGCGCGCGTCGCCCCGAAGGACATCGCCTTCATCCGCCCCGACCAGAGCGCCACGGTCAAGTTCACCGCCTACGACTTCTCGATCTACGGGGGGCTGGAAGCCAAGGTCGAGAACATCAGCCCCGATACCGTGGTCGACGAACGCGGCAACGCCTACTACCTGGTGCGCGTTCGCACCGCGCGCGCCAACTTCAGCGAGAAGCTGCCCATCATCCCGGGCATGACGGCCGAGGTCGACATCCTCACCGGGCAGAAGACGGTGCTGGCCTATTTATTGAAGCCAGTCTTGAAGGTCAAGGCCTACGCACTGCGGGAACGCTAATACCGCCGGCGAAGCCAGGCGCCCATCAAGCAACGCCCCAAGGAACCGGCTTCGCCGGGCCTTCGGGGTGGGCCTTGCCGGCCGCGCCGGTCCAGGAGGCCCGGCTCTTCGCCAGGCATATCTTGTCCACCGGACAAGATATGTCCGGGCTCAGCCCCTCGGGGCAGGAGCGAAGCGACTGGGAGGCCGTCTCAGGCGGCTTCGGCAAGCATCGCCCGGTTGCGGCCTGCGCCCTTGGCGCCATACAACGCCTGGTCGGCTTCGCGGATGAACTCGGCCAGCGGCCGCGTCGCATCCGCCACCCGGGCCGCCACGCCCAGGCTCACGCTGACGGGCACCCGCCGGCCGCGGTAGATGAACTGGATGTCTTCCACCGCCTTGCGGATGCGCTCGGCCACTTCCATCGCGTGCGGCGCGTCAACCCCCGGCAGCACCACCGCAAACTCCTCGCCGCCATAACGGGCCACGAGGTCGGTCGAGCGGCCCACGCACATGGTGAGCGCCGCGGCCACGAGCTTCAGGCATTCGTCGCCGCCGAGGTGGCCCACGGTGTCGTTGATCTTCTTGAAGTAGTCGATGTCGACCAGAAGCAGCGCCAGCGGGCTGCCGCTGCGCGAGGAGCGGTCGTACTCCTTCTTCATCGTCTCGTCGAAGTAGCGGCGGTTGTGCACCTTGGTGAGCGAATCCGTCACGCTCAGCTTGGCCAGCTCTCGGTTGGCGAGTTCGATGTTTTCCATCGCGCGCTTGAAGCTCGGCGGTGCGGTCGATCACGCGCAGCTCCAGCTCTTCGTTGGCCTTGAGCTGCACGTTGAGCGCGTGTTCCTGGGCGCGGATCTTTTCTTCGCGCTCCACCTGCACCTTGTGCATCAGCTCGCGCGACTCACGCTCGGCGGCCAGCTTCAACTCGCGGTCGCGCTTGATGCGCGCGGCAAGCGCGATCGACAGCAGCACCGTCTCGACGATGAAGCCGATCGGCTGCGCCGCGTTCACCCAGTCGTTGCTCGGGATGAGCCCCATCATCCCGAAGGTGGTGATGTAGGTGCCGACGATGATGGCACTCCAGGCCACGAGGATGTAGCGCGCGAGCACGTTGCCGCGCCACATCAGGTAGGCCGCGGTGTAGATGCCGGCAATGCCCGACAGGAACATGCCGAGCGCAAGCAGCGCGCCGGTGAGGATGGGCACGTTGATGAAGGCGGTGACGAGCACCACGCCCCACAGCACGATGAACGCCTGGTTCATGCGGTTCAGATGCCGTGCCTCGTGGGCCAGATCGAGGAAGCGCCGGAAGAACACCGTGGCGGCGAAGAAGCTCGCCGTCGCAAACAAGGGATAACCGTACCGGTTGAGCCAGTTGTCGTGCCCCCAGATGTAGAGCGCGCCATAGCCGGTGACGCACAGCTGGTAGCCGATCACCGAGAACAGGTAGCCGCAATACGTGCGGAAGCTCGGCTCGCGGGTGAAGATGTACAGGCTCAGGTTGTAGAAGAACATCACCCCGAGGATGCCCAGCAGCAGCCCGTAGCCCATCGCGAAGTCATAGCGGCGCGCCTGCCAGTGCTGCGCATCCCACACACGCATCGGCAGGATGAGCTGGCCGCGCGCCTGCACCCGCACCAGCAGCGTGAGCTTGTGGGCGCGGTCGAAGGCGATGGGCATGCCGGTGGCCGGGTCCTTGATCGCGCGCAGCTTGTGCGGCCGGGTGATGCCGGCTTCCTGAAGGTTGACCCACTGCCGCGTGGCGGGGTCGTACTGGTGCAGGTCGATGGTCTCGATCTGCACCCATTCGATGGCGAGCAGCCAGTCTCGGTCAAGCGGACCGTCGAGGCGTACGTCGAAGCGAGCCCAGACTGGATGGCCCAACGAGGGCATGTTGATGCGCGAACGCTCATGCGGCTTCCAGCGAGGCGCCATCTCCGGTGCCATCACCTGGTCGGGTGTGAGCTTCTCGCCGGCCTCCTCGAAGAGCAGCTCCACGCCCTGCTGCGCCAGCACCGAGACCGTGCCCGGCTTGACCACGACTTCAAGCGCCAGCGCCATCGCCGGCACGAGCAACGCCCACGCGGCCCCGAGCAGGAGCAGCGGCAGGCGGTAACGAAGAAGACTCATGGCTGGTTGGGGGGTGGCGTCGGACGCATCTGTTGGCGAGACACGATAGTGGCTTTTCGGCCTGTCCTCTTTGCTTTGGAGCACGCCAGTTCACATTGCAGGCACAAGTCGCTCCTAGTTCACGACTCGCCGACGCGTGCGCGACACCGGCCTTGGTTGCAGACGGTTTCCATCTCCTCGCGAAAACCCTGAACTCAAGTTTCAGAAAACCCCGCCGATAACAGTTGACGGAGGGTTCCGTGCATAGATCACGACCTCCAAAACTGCCCGCTTATTCGCGCCGAATAAGGCCAAGGCTGCGATTCAGTTCACACAATCGGCCGGCGGGAAACGACATAAGCATTGGGCCGCGGGCTATCCTCGTCGACATCCTGAGTGGTATTGCGTCCGAGGTTTATTCATGCCCACCATCGTTCAAACCATCAACGGCAAAGTGACCGGCCTGTGGGGCTCGGCATTGCGCCGCACGGCCACGGGGAAACTCGTCCCCTTGAAGATGGGCGACGAGGTCCACAAGGGTGACGTGATCCTCACGACGCAAGACGGCCTGGTGCAACTCACCCCGCTCGACGCGCCGGGTGCCGCCTTCGCCGCCGCGCCGGCCACGCCGCCCGCCGACGACCTCGACCGCGTGATCGCCGAGCTGAACGAACCCGATTCGCAGACCGCACCGGCGGCCGGCCTGAACCTGGGCGACGGTGGCGGCCTGCAGCCTGGCCTGCGCGTGGGCCGCATCGCCGAAGACGTGACCCCGGTCTCGCTCGCCCAGACCACCGGCGTGGAGCCGGCCGGCACGGTGCCGACCTTCACCACCGCCACCGCGCCCGAAAACCAGGGCGCGACCGCTCCCGCCCCCGCGACCCCGAACGACCGCCCGACCGCCACCCCGGCCACCGTGTCGGGCAACGAAGACGCCACCCTGCCCATCTCGCTCGGCGGCACCGACACCGACGGCACCATCGCCGGCGTCACCATCGTCAACCTCCCCGGCAACGGCACCCTGCTGCTGGCCGACGGCGTGACCGTCGTCAGCGCCGGCCAGACCTTGACGCCGGCGCAGGCCGCAGGCCTGCAGTTCCGCCCGTCGCCCGATTTCAACGGCGGCGTGGTGGTCGAGTTCACCGTCACCGACAACCGGGGGTCGGTCTCCGCACTCGACCAGGTGCAGATCACGGTGCTGCCGGTCAACGACACGCCGCTCGCCAACGCCGGCATCGCCAGTGCCGGCCCCGAATACAGCAACATCCCGGTCAATCTGGGCGGCACTGATATTGATGGCACGGTCACGTCCATCACCATCACCAGCCCGCCCGCCGGCGGCAACCTCTTCCTTGCAGACGGCGTGACGCCGGTCGTGCCCGGCACCGCGCTCACCCCGGCGCAGGCCTCGACCCTGGTGTTCGTGCCCAACCCCGGCTTCACCGGCAGCACGCCGATCGGCTACACCGTCACCGACAACGAAGGCGCCAGCTCCTCGGCCGGCGTCGCACAGGTCAATGTGACGCCGGTGCCGACCACCGTCACGCTCTCAAGCTCGGCCCCGGCCGTGGCCGAAGGCGGCAGCGTCGTCTACACCGCGAGCGTCGACCACCCGGTCGCCGGTTCCGCGCTCGTGATCACGCTGTCGAACGGCAGCACGATCACGATCCCGGTCGGCCAGACCAGCGGCAGCAGCGCCCCCGTCGTGCCGCGCGCCGACGACGCCTACGCCCAGGGCACGCAGACGCAGACCATCAGCGTCAGCTCGACCACCGGCGGCAACTTCTCCTCGCTCGTCACCACCGGCACCGTCGCCACGGCCGTGGGCGACGACACCGACAGCACCACCGCCACGCTGACCGCCTCCACCGCCGCGGTGACCGAAGGCGGCAGCATCGTCTACACCGCCACGTTGACGAACCCGGTGACGGGCTCGCCACTGGTCATCACCCTCTCCAACGGCCAGACCATCACCATCCCGGTCGGCCAGAGCAGCGGTTCGAGCGCACCGTTCGCCGTGCGCGCCGACGACGTGCAGGCCCAGGGCACCGACACCCTCAGCGTCAACATCACCGGCACGACCGGCGGCAACTTCGAAGCGGTGACGCCAAGCGGCACCACGACGACCACCGTCGCCGACGACGCCGACGTCTCCACCGTCACCCTCACCGCTTCGGCCGCGAGCGTCGTGGAAGGCGGCAGCATCACCTACACCGCCACCACCAGCAGCCCGGTCGCGGGCAGCCCGCTCGTCGTGACGCTCTCCAACGGCGCCAGCATCACGATCCCCGTCGGCGCGAGCAGCGCCAGCTCGGCCCCGATCGCCGTGCGCCCGGACGACGCGCAGGTGCAAGGCACCGACACCGTCACCACCAACATCACCGGCACCAGCGGTGGCAACTTCGAGTCGCTCACGCCCACCGGCAGCGCGACCACCACCGTCACCGACGACGCCGACGGCAGCACGCTCACCCTCGGTGCGTCCGCCGCCAGCGTGGCCGAAGGCGGCAGCGTCACCTACACCGCGAGTGTCAACGCGCCCGTCACCGGCTCGCCGCTGGTCGTGACGCTTTCCAACGGCCAGACGATCACCATCCCGGTCGGCGCCAGCAGCACCAGCAGCGCGCCTTTCGCCGTGCGTGCCGACGATGCCTACCTGCAAGGCACCGACACGCTCAGCGTGACCGTCACCGGCACCACCGGCGGCGCTTACGAATCGCTCGCGACCCCCGGCACCGCGACCACCACGGTGATCGACGACGCCGACGCGACCACCGCCACCCTCACCGCCTCGGCCGCATCGGTCACCGAAGGCGGCAGCGTCGTCTACACCGCCACGCTCAACAACGTGGTCACCGGCTCGCCGGTGGTGCTGACGCTCAGCAACGGCCAGACCCTCACCATCCCGGTCGGCGCCAGCTCCGCCAGCTCGGCACCCTTCGCCGTGCGTGCCGACGACGCGCAAGCGCAAGGCACCGACACGCTCAACGTCAGCATCACCAACAGCAGCGGCGGCGGCTTCGAAGCCATCACCGCCGGCGGCTCGGTCGCTACCCTCGTCAGCGACGACGCCGACCCGACCACCGTCACCGTGAGCGCCTCGGCCGCCAACGTGACCGAAGGCGGCTCGATCGTCTACACCGTCTCGCTCAGCAATGCCGTGAGCGGCTCGCCGCTCACCGTGACGCTCAGCAATGGCCAGAGCGTCACCATCCCGGTCGGCGCGAGCAGCGCCTCGACCGCCGCCTTCAACGTGCGTGCCGACGATGTCCAGGTGCAAGCCGACGACACCCTCACCGTCACCGTGACGGGCAGCACCGGCGGCAACTTCGAAGCCCTCACGCCCACCGGCTCGGCTGTCACCACCGTCAGCGACGACGCCGACGTGTCGACCGTCACCCTCACCTCGTCCGCCGCCAGCGTGGCCGAGGGCGGCAGCGTGGTCTACACCGCCAGCGTGAGCGCGCCCGTGGTGGGCTCGCCGCTCGTCATCTCGCTCACCAACGGCCAGACCATCACCATCCCGGTCGGCCAGAGCACGGCCGACAGCGCACCGTTCGCCGTGCGTGCCGACGACAACTTCGTGCAGGGCGCGCAGAGCTTCAGCGTGGGCATCGCCGGCACGAGCGGCGGCAGCTATGAAGCGCTTGCCACCACGAGCACCGTCAGCACCACCGTGACCGACGATGCCGACGTCTCCACCGTCACGCTCTCCGCCACGCCGAGCGTGGCCGAAGGCGGCACCATCGTCTACACCGCCACGCTTTCGTCGGCCGCGCAGACGCCCGTGGTGGTGACGCTGGCCAATGGCTCCATCATCAACATCGCGGCCGGCGCCTCGTCGGGCACGGTGAGCGTCGCCGCACCGACCGACGACGTGTTCGTCGACGCCGGCTCCGTCTCGCAGACCATCGCCACCGCCACCGGCGGCAACTTCGAATCGCTGCAGGTCAACCCGGCCGCCGCCAGCACCACGGTCACCGACACGATCGACGCCACCACGGTGAGCCTCACCGGCGACCCGACGCTCTCTGAGGCCGGCACCGCCGCCTACACCGTCTCGCTCACGAGCGTGGCGCAGACCGCCGTCACCGTCACGCTCACCTACAGCGGCACCGCCGCCAACGGCAGCGACTTCAGCGGCACCACCACCGTCACCATCCCCGCCGGCAGCAGTTCGGCCAACTTCTCCATCGCCGCGCTCGACGACGCGCTGGCCGAAGGGCCCGAGAGCTTCACCGTCGCCATCGGCGCGGCCACCGGCGGCAACTTCGAGAGCCTGGTCATCAGCGGTGCCAACGGGTCGGTGACGACCGGCATCGTCGACAACGACATCTCGACCGTGAGCCTCACCGCCACGCCCTCGATCACCGAGGCCGGCGGCACCATCGTCTACACCGCCACGCTGACGCAGGCGCCGAGCACCGCGCTCACCGTCACGCTCTCCAACGGCGCCGTCATCAACGTGGCCGCCGGTGCCCTGAGCGGCACCGTGAGCGTGCCGGTCGCCGCGACCGAAGACGTCTACGTCGACCCGGCCAGCATCAGCGCCACGATCAGCAGCACCTCGGGCGGCGGCATTCCGCTGGCCATCGATCCGGTGGCCGCGGTCACCGCCGTCACCGACACGGTCGACACCACCACGCTCACGCTGAGCGCGACCAACACCGTCGCCGAAGGCGGCAACATCACCTACACCGCCACGCTGAGCAATGCGGCGCAGACGCCGGTGTCGGTGACGCTCTCGAACGGCGCCACCCTCACCATCGCCGCCGGCGCGACGCAAGCGACCGTCACGGTGCCCGCACCGACCGACGACGTGCACGTCGACGCCGGCCCCGTCTCGGCCACGATCACGAGCGCCAGCGGCGGCAACTTCGAGTCGCTGCAGGTCAACCCGGCCCCGGCCGTGACCACCGTCACCGACACGGTCGACACCACCACCGTCAGCCTCACCGCCACGCCCGCCGTCGCCGAAGGCGGCACCATCGTCTACACCGCCAGCCTCACCTCGCCAGCCCAGACCGACGTGACGGTCACGCTGTCGAACAGCGCCGTCATCACCATCGCCGCCGGTGCCAGCACCGGCACGGTGACTGTGCCCGCGCCGAGCGACGACGTGTACGTCGACGCCGGCAACCTCTCGGTCACGATCACCAACGCGACCGGCGGCAACTTCGAGAGCCTGGTGGCCAGCCCGACGCCGGCCATCACCGCCGTGAGCGACACGACGGATACGAGCACCGTCACGCTCACCGCCACGCCGACGGTCGCCGAAGGCGGCAACATCGTCTACACCGCCACCCTCAGCGCCCCCGCGCAGAGCGACGTGACGGTCACGCTCTCGAACGGCGCCACGATCACGATCCTGGCCAACACGAGCAGCGCCTCGATCCCGGTCGCCGCGCCCGCCGACGACGTGTACCTCGACGCCGGCTCGGTGTCGGTCACCATCGCAGGCGCCAGCGGCGGCAACTTCGAGAGCCTGGTGCGCAACCCGGCCCCGGCGGTGACGACCATCACCGACACGGTCGACAACAGCACCGTCACGCTCACCGCCTCGCCTGCCGTCGCCGAAGGCGGCAACATCGTCTACACCGCGAGCTTGAGCGCGCCGGCCCAGTCGGCCGTGACGGTCACGCTGTCGAACAACGCCGTCATCACCATCGCCGCCGGTGCCAGCAGCGGCACGGTGCTGGTCGCCGCGCCCACCGACGACGAGTACGTCGACGCCAGCAGCGTCTCGGCCACCATCAGCACCGCCAGCGGCGGCAATTTCGAGAACCTGACGGTCAACCCGGCCGCGGCCATCACCACCGTCACCGACACGGTCGACACCACCACCGTCTCGCTCACCGCCACGCCGGCCGTCAGCGAAGGCGGCAGCATCGTCTACACGGCCTCGCTGACCTCCGTCGCGCAAGGCCCGGTCACCGTCACGCTGCAGAGCGGCACGACCATCACCATCCCGAACGGTGCCTCGAGCGCCTCGATCACCGTGCCCGCCCCGGGCGACGACGTGTACGTGGACGCGGGCAACGTGTCCGACCGCATCACCTCGGCATCCGGTGGCAACTTCGAGAACCTGGTGGTCGACGCCACGCCGGCGGTCACCGCCGTCAGCGACACCATCGGCACCACCACCGTCTCGCTCACCGGCTCGCCCACCGTCGCCGAAGGCGGCAACATCGGCTACACCGCGAGCCTCACCGCACCGGCGCAGGCCAACGTCACGGTCACGCTGTCGGACGGCAGCACCGTCACCATTCCCTCGGGCGCGAGCGCGGTCACCTTCACGCGCGCTGCGCCGGGCGACGACGTGCACGTCGACGCCGGCCCCGTGAGCCTGGCCATCACCGGCGCCTCGGGCGGCAACTTCGAGAACCTGGTGTTCAACGGCACGCCGGCGACGACCACCGTCACCGACACGATCGACACCACCACCGTCTCGCTGACCGGCACTGCGTCGGTCGCCGAGGGCGGCAGCATCGTCTACACCGCGAGCCTCACCGCACCGGCCGACACCGACGTGACGGTGCGCCTGTCGAACAACGCCACCCTCACCATCGCAGCCGGCACGAGCAGCGCCTCGATCACGCTGCCCGCGCCGACCGACGACGTCTACACCGACGCTGGCAACGTGTCGGTGCGGATCGACTCCGCCAGCGGCGGCAACTTCGAGAACCTGTCGGTCGACGCCACGCCGGTCATCACCGCCGTCAGCGACACGCCCGACACCACCACCGTCTCGCTCACCGCCACACCGGCGGTCGCCGAAGGCGGCAGCATCGTCTACACCGCCTCGCTCACTGCGCCCGCACAGGGCAACGTGACCGTCACGCTGCAAAGCGGCGCCACCATCACCATCCTGAGCGGTGCCTCCACCGGCTCAGTGTCCGTGCCCGCCCCGACCGACGACGTGCTCGTCGACGCGAGCACCGTGTCGAACCACATCACCGGCGCGACCGGTGGCAACTTCGAAAACCTCGTGGTCGACGCCACGCCGGCGGCCACCGCCGTCAGCGACACCCTCGACACCACCACCGTAAGCCTCAGCGGCTCGGGCTCGGTGACCGAAGGCAATGCGGGCAGCTACACCGTCTCGCTCACGAGCGCGGCGCAGACCGCCGTCACCGTCACGCTGACCTACAGCGGCACAGCCGCCAACGGCAGCGACTTCACGGGCGTGGCCACCGTCACCATCCCGGCAGGCGCCAGCTCGGCCAACTTCAGCATCGCCACGATCGACGATGCCGCCGCCGAAGGCAGCGAAAGCTTCACCGTCGCGATCAACACCGCGACCGGCGGCAACTTCGAGAACCTGGTCGTCAGCGGCACGAACGGCAGCGTCTCCACCGGCATCGTCGACAACGACGTCTCGGTGGTGAGCCTTTCTGCCACGCCGGCCCTCACCGAAGCCGGCGGCAGCATCGTCTACACCGCGACGCTCACGCAGGCCCCGGTGTCCGACCTCAGCGTCACGCTCTCCAACGGCGCCACGATCACCGTGACCGCCGGCTCGCTGAGCGGCACGGTCAACGTGCCTGTCACCGCCGACGAAGACGTCTACGTCGACCCGACCAGCATCAGCGCCAGCATCACCGGCACCACCGGGGGTGGCATCGCGCTCAGCATCGACCCGACGCCGGCCTCGACGGCCGTCAACGACACGATCGACACCACCACCGTGTCGCTCTCGGCCACGCCGACCGTCGCCGAAGGCGGCACCATCGTCTACACCGCCACGCTCACGAGCGCGGCACAGTCGCCGGTCACCGTCAACCTGTCGAACGGCCAGCAGATCACCATTGCCACCGGCGCCACCACCGGCACGCTGACGCTGCCCGCGCCCGGCGACGACGCCCTCGTCGACGCCGGCACCGTCTCGGTCAGCATCACCTCCGCCAGCGGCGGCAATTTCG
Protein-coding regions in this window:
- a CDS encoding HlyD family type I secretion periplasmic adaptor subunit, which gives rise to MSTQPEGRVNSLLMSVGRKVLAVLERIRVVIAPVTDRIFGSAPTDAQTAQAGFRSFEQEAVEVMSRRETQRAQKIVRASVVVMFLLLLWAGLAPVDEVTRGEGRVIPSRQLQVLQSLDGGVVSEILVKEGQVVEAGQLLLKVDETRATSGVRESAATGFALRARQARLSALADGADFKPPKSTDPEELRILEGEQALYEAKRTELSTLLSINSQQLQQRQQELAEMRSRKATAERALELGVQELAKTRPLLASGAVSEVDILRLERDVAKSRGDADAATAQIARVQAAIGEAQRKIQETEISFRNEARKELAEVVGKLNALNEGQVALSDKVAKSQVKSPVRGRVQRLLANTVGGVVQPGKDIVEIVPLDDQLVLEARVAPKDIAFIRPDQSATVKFTAYDFSIYGGLEAKVENISPDTVVDERGNAYYLVRVRTARANFSEKLPIIPGMTAEVDILTGQKTVLAYLLKPVLKVKAYALRER
- a CDS encoding GGDEF domain-containing protein produces the protein MENIELANRELAKLSVTDSLTKVHNRRYFDETMKKEYDRSSRSGSPLALLLVDIDYFKKINDTVGHLGGDECLKLVAAALTMCVGRSTDLVARYGGEEFAVVLPGVDAPHAMEVAERIRKAVEDIQFIYRGRRVPVSVSLGVAARVADATRPLAEFIREADQALYGAKGAGRNRAMLAEAA